The Tolypothrix sp. PCC 7712 region TATTTTGGTAAATTGGCCCTAGGGTTTTTACCATCACAGCTAAACCCTCTGCTAATTTTTTCAATCTTTGGGCTAATTGTCCTTGACTACCACCTTGATTCACATGGGTATCCCAACCACCCACAGCCATAAACCCTAACTCAACTTGAGAATCTTTAACCATCAGTTGGGCTAACCGTTGAGCATTTCTAGCAAAAGCATCTGGTAATGGCGCGCCATTATTTGCCATCTTCATTTCCGCATCCAAATCTTTCATGATGGCTTGATGCGCCATCCGTCCTTCTTGATAAGTTTGGCTTAAACGATCATGACCGCCATAAAGTCTGTCAAATGCTGCACCTATCTGTGGGCGATCTAGTAACAGAGAATTATTTCCTCTTCTCCCTGATGGTAAACTGGCTACCGACATTTGACCATGCAAAATCTGTGGAATTGTTTCTCCGACATTCACTGCTTGGATGGGTGTTTTGTGGGAAATAGTAGCTAATAAACGATTCATCCAACCATCCCCAGTCTTCTTTGTCCCAGGAATGCCGCTTTCCATATAATATTGAGCATCAAAGTGGGAGCGGGTGGGATCGGGAGAACCACAAGCATGGACAAATGCCAGATTACCCTGTTCCCAGAGAGGCATCAAGGAACTTAAGGCTGGATGTAAGCCAAAATTTCCATCTAAATCTAGAACTCCTCCTGGTTTTCCTGGTTGGGGGATAGCAATTTTTGGTCTTGCTTGATAATAAGCTGTCTCTGAGTAGGGAACCACCACGCTTAAGCCATCAACTGCGCCACGGAGAAAAATCACAATCAAGCGTTTTTGATTGTTATTCTTGCTAGCAGATCTAGCAACCCAAGCATTAGTTCCTATGGCGGCTATGGCTGAGGCGGAAAACATTCCTGCTTGCAAGAGAAAGTTGCGTCTTTTCATATAATTTTGGTTTTGTGGATTAAGCACCAAGTTCTGAGGTAGAAGATTTCTGTTTGAAACGAGAATTGTCGAGTTCTGAGGTGGAAGTTTTGGGTTCCGAACTGCAATTGTCGAGTTATTAAGACTGTGAAATCAGTCAGTAAAGATAATCTTTGTACATCTAACTCACAAAATTGTCCTTAAGTCTCCTGCAAGCTTGAGATTTTGAGATTAACGACGCATAAATTCCGGACTACCTAAGATTAAAGCTGCGTGGAGTTGTCGCGGACTAGAGGCGATCGCACTTTGGGTTTGAGGAGATAAAGAATTACCTAATGTACTCGTGAGTTGTAAGCTATCTATGGGAGATGGTTTGACCTTAGCTACTGGCAGAGTTACTCCTGAGACATTGTTACCTACATTTATCGGAGTTGGTAAACTTGAGAGCGGTAATCTACCACTAGCGATCGCAGTGGCAAAGTTAAGACGGCGAGTCATTGCATCAGGATTCAACCATGCTGTTTCTGTGTTTTTATAGCCATCTGGAGTTGGACAACCATAAACAGGCATATCTAACTGTTGAAGTAAATTAAATATTGGTTTTGTGTTGTTAACTTCCACCCCTGTAGCTCGCACTGCAGAGATAGCATACTGATAGGGTGTTTTAAACTTGGCATTAAAGTTTTTACTGTCCCAAAATTCAGAACTGTGAAATAAAGTATCGAGGACATCGCGAATATTTCCATCAGTAGCAAGATAGCGCTGTGTTAGACGATCTACTAAAGTTGTGGGTGGGCGATCGCTGACAAAATACTGAGCTAGTTCGTAGCTAAGATGACGGGCTGTAGCGGGGCTACGCGCTAAAATATCTAAGGCTTGTTCTCCTTCTGCTTCACCACCGCCTTTAATAGTGGTTTTGAGAAAAACTTTGTCGCTAGAATCGTGGCGTTTGGGGTCAAAGTAAAATCCAAAACTATGACTATTTTGCTGATTGGGACGAGCAATTCCCCAACCCGTCAAAATCTTTGCCAAAGCGATCACATCTTGCTGGGTATAGCCACCATCTACGCCGAGAGTGTGTAATTCCATTAACTCACGGGCATAGTTCTCATTTAAACCCTGAAATCTACCACGAGCGCCAGGGCTATGAGGGGCAGTATTTTGCCAATTATCTAGATAATACAGCATAGCCGGATGATGTGCGGTTGCACCTAACAAGTCACGGAAGCGCCCCAGCGCATAGGGTCTAATGGCTTGCTGTTCGTAGGCTCCTACTAAAAGGCGAGTGCGTCCCTTGGCAGCATCCACATTAAAATGGTTGTACCAAAAGTCCACCATGACTTCTTGCAGTTGTCTAGGACTATTAGTCGCCCGTAATAATCTGGCTTGAATTGCTTCTTGAAGCACACCTCTGGCTTTTTGTTGTGCAGCTTTCTTGATTTCTGGGCTGGATTTTGGCGTGGTTACACCATCAGCCAATAGTTGCATTGGCTTTAAGCTGAGAGTTTTTAGTTGTGCTAGTTGATTTTCCAGACTGGATGATTCCGGGATACTTTCAGGTGAAAGTTGCTCTTTAATATAGCGTTCTACACCAATAGACTCTACCCGTTGCACATCTCCAGGGCGAGGCCCAAAACTCAAGCGGTTAATTATATGTAAAACTTTGGGATCAACAGATTGTGGCGCTGCATTACTAGGCGTAACCCCAACGAGTAAAATTAACAGCGACATCACAAAGAATCTTGGTTTTGCAGTCATAGGACTATTTTTAATTAATTGCAAGATAAAAGAATTGTTATTTTGACTTGTATAAATGTTCAGCAAACTTCTGTCTTTGCTCTACAGTTAAAATCTCGCGAATTGCCAAGGTATTTTCAAACTGAGCATCAGCTAGTTGTTGCTTGAGGACTTTCAGTTGGTTGTATTTTGTTAGCACTTGTTGTTTAGAGGCTGTTCCTGCCAATAAATTGCGTAATTCTTGCTGCGCTTGCTGCACCGCTTGTCTTTTGGGCTTAATTTGACTTTGGGATTGACTCCGAATTTGCTTCATTTGTTGGACTTGTGCAGATGTTAAATTCAACTCCTGAAGCCAACCTGATTGGGGACGACGCGGTTTTGATAAATTTGTAGAATTTTGAGCTAAATTTTCTCCGAAAAATGAACCCCTTGCTTGAGCAAAAGCACTAGCACCACTAAGTGCAATAATTATCGCTGTAATCAGAGACAAACGACGTAAAGACATAGAATTTATCTCCTAAAATTCCCTAAATTAATCAGAACTATAATCTGTAAAATGCCATACGTAACTGCCTGTATGTTCGCTGACTGTACCTTGCCAATTACTGTCAATGAAAGCTTCTAAATTTGCTAGTTCTGCTGCACTTGGTTTAGCCGGTGCTAAAACTTTGTAGCTAACTACAGCAGCTAATAAGGAAGCCGCGATCGCAGGCGGAACTAACCACAGTCTTGGCAAACGGCGTTGAGGTTGGACTGCAAAAGTTTGCACCTGTTGTAATATTTGCTGTTCTAAATCAGGCGTAGCTGGGGGGACTGGCGGACGATGCTGACGCAGAAAATTCACCAGATTTTGCTCATCATCAGGAAATTGGGTCATAGTTGCACTCCTTGTTGTTGCAGAAATTGGCGCATAGCCGCACGAGCATGAAACAGACGAGACTTCACGGTTCCTATGGGAATAGAAAGGATTTCTGCTATCTCTTTTTGTGGCACTTCCTCTAAGTCATGCAACACTAGTATTGTGCGATGGTCAAAACTTAAGTTAATTAACCCTTGTTGCACCAAGTCTTGATAATGCAAAGCCATCAAATCTGGAGCTTCTTGTTGGCTTGGAGTATTTACCGTCAGCGCTTGTAATTGAGTCCGTCTTTTAACTTCCGCTTGTCGCTGATCGCAAGCTAAATTCCAAGCAATGCGATATAGCCAAGTCGAGAATTTTGCTGTTTGGCGAAATTTGGGCAATCCTTTCCAAGCTCTAACAAATACCTCCTGCACTAAATCATCTAGGCTAGATGGTTCACATTGAGACAAAATCGACCTCACCCGTTGCTGATGGCGACGATAAAGTAGCCCGTAGCTTTGGATCTCACCTTGCAAGCACTGCTTTACCAGATCGCTATCAGGTTCGCTTGTGGAGTTGCTGGGAAATTGCCCATTATTTGAAAGCTTGATTGGCACAACTAACACCTGAGGCGCTCTCCTCCATCCGTTTTTAGCTTGTATTTATTAGACCGGATGGTAAAGCAAAAGGTTCAATAACTCGCTGAATCTTTTATTGCTTAACACGAGCAGGTTGATCGCCGTGACCTGGAGCAAGTTTACCAATGGCAAACAAATAACGGTAGAGACTGCTTGGCGCTGGGAATGGGAAAGAGTTCTTAACTATGCAAGTAGTTGAGAGTATTCCTTGCAGGATTTGCCTTAAAGACTTCCAATTTCAAAATGGCACTTTTGTGCCAATAACTTGGTGATTTTTTGCAAACTATTAACGGCTCAGTAAGAGTAAACTATTAAATCCTTGTAATTAGATGACAGGTTGAGCAACATGCAATATTCCAAGTAGCGGCTAGACTATAATCCACAGTACCAACTATGACCAACCTAAAATCAAGTCCTAAACTTCATCCAGATAAATAATGTCTTTTATATTGATATCTATAGTTGGAATTACTGTAATTTCAATTTTACTGTGGTTGCTCGCATCCAACTACAGAACTCAAAGAGCATTAAGGTGGTGGCATAGTAGGCAATTAGCAAGGATGCGTCAGGAAGGAGAAGCTATCCGTAATGGAGTGCTACAAAATACATTTGTTCTGCGTCGGCATTTGGAGTCTCCTTTACCTACTAGTTTTGAGAGTCAGCATAAATTAAACACACACTATTTAGAAAATATCGAAAAATTCCATTATTCCATTAAAGAACTAAGTGACTATTTATATCCTGCTTATGTTGATGAGAGTTTACCTTTAGCAATTCGGCATGTGCTAGATACCTGGAATAAGCGCTTTCCCGGCTTAAATATAGAGTGCGAGCTACCAAATGAATGGCGCGAGGAATCGAGCGATCGCAGTCAAGTAATTTTGATAGGACTAGAGGAATTACTTGTTTGGAGCGTATCGAATAATTCAAATAATTTTTCTCTATTCGTCAGTTTAAGACCACAAGGAAACTGGAACGAATTGATGATTAAATTTATAGATTTAGATGTATCTAAATCTACTTTGACCGCAGCTACTACAGATGATTTACTTCACCTCTGCCGTGCTTTGAAATTTTGGCTATCCGGTAAGTGTTCTCGCTACCGACAACATCAGGCAGAAATTTGGTACTTGCGTTGGTAATGTCTTAAATGAGACTCTAAAAAAGAATAAATTTGGTAATTTGACGCTTTGATTGAAAAATCGTCATTTTCTGTAGCTTATTAGGTGATTAATGATGTCCAAGGCAATTCCCGTAAAAAATTTGACATTTTTGGTGGTTGATGATCAAGAGTTAGCGTTATACGCAACAATCAATGTCTTGAAACCGCAGTATCCAAATGCAGAGATTATCGAAGCTCACACTGCACAAGAAGCACTCAACCTGATAGTAAATAATTTGCCCGACTTGGCTATTGTTGATTTGTCAATGCCAGAGACAGCAGGCGAATCGGCCCGAACTGATGCGGGAATTCAGCTATTGCGGACGTTAATGGAGAAGTATCGCAGTCTCAATATTGTAGTGCAAAGTGCCTATCCTCGCTCTTTAATTCGTTTAAAACCTTTAATTAGCAGTCATGAAGGAGGGTTTACCGTTGCAGATAAAAGTTTATCAATGAAGGAGATGTTAACTAAGGTCGATTGGGCACTTAATGGTGTAATTTATACTCCCAAGGAAATGCGTGTAGTGATAGAGGTAAAACCGGAATGGTTGGAGATGTTGGAGTTGGCTTTTAATAAGGGGTTACAAGATAAGGAGATTGCCAAACAAATGCAGATTGCAGAACGCACAGTCCGTCACTACTGGAAAAATGTTCAGGATGTTTTGGAAGTTTACCCAAATGAAGGTCAAAATCTACGGATTCAAACAGAAATTCGGGCAAGGGAAGAAGGTTTAATAGATTAATTTTTGGCTGCGAATTAAGGTCATTTTATATTCAGAAATATGAGTTTAAGACGTATTGGTGTATTACCGGGAATTGTAGCAATTGGTTTTGTCATAGCAGCACGAATGCTAGGTTCATTGCAATCATTGGAACTGGCTGCATACGATACGTTTATGCGTTTGCGTCCAAATGAACCTATAGATGAAAGAATTTTGATTGTTGGAATTAACGAAGAGGATATTCAAAAATTAAAAAAATATCCAGTTCCCGATGGAGAAATTGCTAAGTTATTACGAACATTACAAAGTTATCAACCTGCTGCGGTTGGGCTAGATATTTATAGAGATATACCTGTTGAACCAGGACATAAGGAATTAGCTAGCGTCTTTAAAGAGATGAAAAATTTGGTTGGTGTGGAAAAGATTTTGCATGATATTGTAAATCCTCCTTTGAATTTACCACAAGATCAAGTAGGATTTGTCGATGCTCCTGTTGATAGAAGCGGTACACAAAGACGTACTTTATTGGCTGCACCAAATCATAAAAATGAATGGCGACTTTCTTTATCGCTTAAATTAGCAGATATTTATTTGAAAACAAAAGGGATTGAATTGAAAGAAGAGGAAACTCCGAGTAAAGAATACATTATGAAGTTTAATTCCACGAAAATTCCGTCATTATTACCAAATTCTGGTAGCTATATTTCTGAGGATAATGGTGGATATCAGACACTAATAAATTTTCGCAGTAATCATAAACCTTTTCGCATAGTTTCCCTTGGAGACATCAACAATCGAAAAGTGAATCATAGTTGGATTCACAATAAAATAGTACTAATTGGTATTACTACTTCTAGTGTCAAGGATTATATTTTTTCTAATACTATAAAAAATCAAGATAATTCATTGATTTACGGCATCGAAATACATGCTCATGTCACTAGTCAACTTATAAGTGCAGTTTTAAACAAAAGACCTTTCATCAACTATTGGAATGAGATTTGGGAATATATTTGGATAATTACTTGGGGATGCTTGAGTATTACCTTAGGGCGAAAATTACGTTCTCCATTAATACTTATTTTTTATGTATTTATCACAATTATTACTTTCATAATAGCGTGTTATTTGTTAATATTTAAAGGCTTGTGGGTTCCATTTGTTCCACCATTTTTGATATTGACTGTTAATGGTTTTGCTACAGTATTAGCAGCAATTGATAGAAATGAAGCAAGTTTACGAGTACAGATTCAGGAACGTCAACTAGTGATTAATACGGTTGAGAAAACATTTAATATTATCCATAATGGCCCACTACAAACTATTGCTCGAATGCTTAGGCAAGCCGAAGATAATCAAGAAATATCTACAGACATATTTTTATCAGAACTGGGTAAACTTAATCAAGAATTGCGAAGTGTTTATAGATTAGTTAAGCAAGAAAGCTTTATGGGGGGCAATCGTTTTTATCTCAATCAACAAAAAGAAGTTGATTTAAAAAAATCTCTTCATGAAGTCCTTAATGAAGTGTATATTGATGTTTTTGATAGAGATTTTCCCTACTTTGCTGCAATTAAATTTAATGTAGTAAGTTTTAAACCTCTTGATGAAAAAAACTTGACTCTCGAACTCAGACATAGTATTTGTCGTTTTCTAGAAGAAGCACTATGTAATGTTGGTAAATACGCGATAAATGCTACGAAGGTAGAGATTATTTGTGATTGCAAGCAGGGGAAAAATATAATAAGAGTTACAGACAACGGTTTAGGACTTGATGGAGTTACTAACTCATCTCATCAAGGATTTGGAACCCAGCAAGCAATGACTTTAGCTAAACAGTTGGGTGGAAAATTTGAACGTGTTGCTAATTCTCCAAAAGGAACAATTTGCCAACTTACTTGGTCATCAAAAAAAATCTGGCTGTGGAAATGGTAGAGGAGTAATAATTCATTCTGGGGATGTCTATCGTAGTATGAATCTCTTGCCTAGTACAATAAGAGATTGATTTAAGATTAACTAATTTTTGTAATTGGCATTTTCATGCCAAAGATGTTGCATTTTCTCGTCATTAATTAGGAAGAAATATCTAATTACTTATAAATGCTTTAGTTGTATTCTATTTAGAAGTACATAATGTGTCATCATTCTTAACTACAAGCCGCGATGAATAAAAATTATTTATCCAAAAAATATTGGATGACTAAACTAGCATTATCTTTGTTTCTCCTATGTTTTTTCTTCCTGACAAGTATAGTATTTGCAAATACTACAAAAGGGCCGACATACCCTACTCGTCCACAAAATCCAACTATCGGAAATGGAAATAGAGGAGGATGTAATGCTGATACAACAGCAACCCTAACAGTCCTTAATTCTATTTATGGAAAAACCGTTTCTACTCAACCAGTATTTTCTTGGTTTGTACCTGATACTCAACCATACCCGATGGAATTGTATCTTTATGAATATAGTGAAAAGGGTAAAGGGAAAGAGATTTTCGAGCAAATTCCTTTACAAAGCAAATCAGGAATTATGAATTATCTTTTTCCAAAAGAGAAGGGTAGTTTATCTATTGGGAAAAAATATATTTGGCAAATAGCGTTTCTGTGTGACAATAAGAACCCAATTAAAAATGTAATTGCAGAAGCAGTTTTTGAGGTTATCAATATTCCAATCAGCTTAAAAATTCAACTCAATCAGGCAAAAAGTAATAGAGAGAGAGCAGAATTATATGCTAAATTTGGTTTTTGGTATGATGCTCTAGCCGAAATAGATGATGACCATAAAAATAGAGAATTTAAATTAAATTTGTTAGAAAAAATCACACAGTCTGAAATCCAAGGAGCAAATAGTTTACAGGGTATTAGCAAGAAAGAACTAGAAGATCAAGCTAAACGACTTCAATTAGTTATCGATGTAGAAAAACAGAAGCGATAATAATTTTTGATTTTTGATTATTCTAGGAAACATTACAGCCAGTTACCAATCATTACAAAAGGAGACCAATACCGTGGATGATTAAATGTGTTGGCATTTTCATCCACAATAAACTTTATTAGTACAGTTTGCAATGCTTTTGCTTTACTAACCTTAGGACTACGAAGTAATTCATCATAAAAACCTACAGCTACTTGTCCTGCGATCCCATCATTAATCATCCAAAGAGAAGCTAAAGCGCTTTTTGCTCCCGCTTGTACTGCAACACCTCCTAATCCTAAAGTAGAACGATTATCTCCTGTGGCTGTTTCACAAGCCGTCAAAGTTAATAATTCTAACAGTTCGGTATTACGAGCAAATCTACGAATTATTTTATCTAATTCGTTGAAGGTAATTTTATTGTTATCTCCCGTAACGATAAAAGTGTCTTCTGGTCTAATACCAAATTGCCCATGAGTTGCTATATGAATAATAGGGTAAGAATCTCTCTTGAGTTCTTCTTCCAAGTTGTCATATGTAAATTTAGGGTCTAACAATTGTTTTCCCGATATCTTCTTTCTAATTTCTTCTACTTCTTCGACTACATTAGAAAGTGCCTTAAATCGTTGACCATTTACCTCAGCTTCTTGGCTTAAACCTAAAGCTAGTACCCGTAAATTTCGACGATTCATTGGTTCTGCTTTAGTCAAAGTCAAACTAGGGATTGTCGCAATGGCATATCGCTGAATTAAAAACTGCTTACCGTCATGAAGTGCTGCCATCGGCACATTTCGTAAAACACCATCTTGGATAAAGACTAAAGTGTCAATATGATTTTCATGATTTTCTTGCTGTAAGAATTTAAATTTGCCAATCATCCAATCGTAAATGTTTTTAGCAAATTTATTATTAAACTCACCTCTGCCTGTTAAATTTTGTATATTAATACGAAATTGATCAATTTCCTTTTCAACTTCTTCACGTTTTTTGGGATACCATCCCAAACTACTTGTACCATCTGGAAGGGTTAAAATTATTGCTGTCTTATCTTCTAAAATAAAGGTACTAATAAAAGCTGTATTCTTCAAATTTTTCTGGGATTCAACAATAAATTTATTTACAAAATTCTCTGCTGAAATATCCTGCAAGTTATTTCTACTTTGATTGAAAGCTGGAAAATTACAATCATCACCAAAATAGTTTTGTAATTCCGCTAATTTTAAAGAATCAATAGTCTTAAGAATAGAACTGAAATCACTTTTATCGTCTTTAGGCTCAATAGATTTACCTGATGCTTCAACTGATGTCTCCAAGCTGAGTTTCATTGCAACTAAATCGCGGTAAATTGGCTCGATACTATCTCGGAAGTCAAATTGAATATCTCGATTTGCTGTTAAAATATCAGCACGGGTGCTTCCTTCTAATGTATTAATTGCTCGCTCGTAAGCTTTAATTGCTTCTTCTGTCTGGTTTTGCGCCTTAAGAATACGTCCAATTTGCCACTCCCACAAATACAAGCTATCTGGAGACTTTGCAGTTTCTGCTGCGACTCTGGCTTTTTCGGTAAATGCGATCGCACTTCCATATTCTTGACGACATTCGTACATATAACCCTTTTCTCCTAATGCAAATGACTCCGCACGACTATCTTTCAGGCTTTGGGCAATATTAATAGCATCATCGAGTAGTTCTTCAGCTTGCTTATCAAAATTTGATGCTATACATTTTCTCGCTGTTGATTTTTGCAAATTGATTAAATTGATGGTCGTATATACTCGTTCTCGATTTCGGGGTAAATCTTTTAAGATATTATTCCCTTGCTCTAATAATTTTTTAATTTCTTGGGAAGGATTAATTTTATTAAGTGTGTTATCAGTATCTAGAATTTCTTTAAATTCTTCTTGTTCTAAAGTTTTGTATAGATGACCTAAGCTTTCTATTGCTTTAATTTCAGATTTTTTATCTGATTGAATTTGAGCATTTGTCAGGCTTTGCTGTAAATGAATATGTGCTTTTTTTATTTCTTCCTTGGCATATTGTTTAAATTTGGAAGTATCATTAAAGCTTCCGACTGGACTCAAAGCACGACGGTAGTTTAATAAAGCTTTTTGTAAATAAGTGTTACCTAGACTATTGTTGAGTGAAGTAAAATAAACAGGATTTTTCTTTTCTTTTTCTTTTGCTTTCTTTAAACCAGATTCAAGATAGTAAATTGCCTTTTCGTAATCGTCTGTTCCTGTTAGTCGATAGGCATCACCTAAAGTACCTAAAATAGCTATTTCTAAACTAGTGTCTTGGGCAAATTGCAAAATACTATTTTTTGTACAGTTCTCATTATTATCTTTTTGTTTCTTCTTGTCCTCATTATTATCATTTTCTTCAGGATTACACAAAAGCGCGATCGCCTTTTTTGGTTGTCCGATACTGCTGTATACTTGCGCTAACTCAGTTGTGGCGCTAGCGATTTTTTCTTCTCTGTGCTGACTGCTTTGAAGTTTTCGATATAAGCTAATAACTTGCTCCCAATTGGTAATTGCTGCTTCTGTGTGACCGATTTGTGGATATGCTCTCGCTAAATTTTCTCGCACAATAGCTTCGCTAACAGGGTTTTGATGGTTTTTGTAGAATTTTAGCGCTTCGTTCCAAAAGTCGATCGCTTGTTGAAAATTTCCTAAACGATAACTATCGATACCTTTTTGAACTAGTTGACTTGAGTTACTATTTTGTGCTGTTGCGACTTCCCCTAGTTGCACCTGTAAATTTGTGGATGATAACTGACCCAACCATAGAGAAAGAGTAAAGCCGATTCCGCAGAATAATGCTATCAATCTATGTTTCTGATATCGGCTTGACACGGGTTAACTCCTGTAGCTGATTGTGGTTTGAAAATTCTGTGCAGAGATAAAATATACACACCTCACAGAAGGCTTTAATTCAATAGACTACCAAAAAGCTTGTCACTAGAAAATCATGAATCCTTAGCTACTGAGTTATCAAAAAAGATGACGTAAGTAAAATTAGATATTCTAGTGTTTTACAGAGTACACACATGATAATCTGAGAAATGGAATCAGTATAAATACAGGTTGAGCGATCGCGCTTTGCTCTAGAGCTTTGAGTCGTGGGAGTGGGGAAAGTGAAAAAACTAGGCAGGGGTAGAAAAGTTAAGCGATCGCATTGTAGTGCAAAAAAAGCATCGCCTACTTCGGTTTTGTTGGGATGCTTGGGTGCGTTAGCGAAGCTTTCCTGGGGAATCGCACAGTTTACCGTTGGAATTGCCGCTTTCATCAGTCCAGCTTTGGCTCAAAGTAACATAGTACCGGATAATACATTGGGTTTTGAGGCTTCTGGGGTAATCTTCAACT contains the following coding sequences:
- a CDS encoding DUF1501 domain-containing protein; the protein is MKRRNFLLQAGMFSASAIAAIGTNAWVARSASKNNNQKRLIVIFLRGAVDGLSVVVPYSETAYYQARPKIAIPQPGKPGGVLDLDGNFGLHPALSSLMPLWEQGNLAFVHACGSPDPTRSHFDAQYYMESGIPGTKKTGDGWMNRLLATISHKTPIQAVNVGETIPQILHGQMSVASLPSGRRGNNSLLLDRPQIGAAFDRLYGGHDRLSQTYQEGRMAHQAIMKDLDAEMKMANNGAPLPDAFARNAQRLAQLMVKDSQVELGFMAVGGWDTHVNQGGSQGQLAQRLKKLAEGLAVMVKTLGPIYQNTAILVMSEFGRTVQENGNGGTDHGHGNVMWVMGGKVRGGKVYGEWPGLATAQLYQNRDLAIATDFRDVISGVLQRHLQLDQTTLNHVFPSYIPDQKIILI
- a CDS encoding DUF928 domain-containing protein; the encoded protein is MNKNYLSKKYWMTKLALSLFLLCFFFLTSIVFANTTKGPTYPTRPQNPTIGNGNRGGCNADTTATLTVLNSIYGKTVSTQPVFSWFVPDTQPYPMELYLYEYSEKGKGKEIFEQIPLQSKSGIMNYLFPKEKGSLSIGKKYIWQIAFLCDNKNPIKNVIAEAVFEVINIPISLKIQLNQAKSNRERAELYAKFGFWYDALAEIDDDHKNREFKLNLLEKITQSEIQGANSLQGISKKELEDQAKRLQLVIDVEKQKR
- a CDS encoding response regulator transcription factor → MMSKAIPVKNLTFLVVDDQELALYATINVLKPQYPNAEIIEAHTAQEALNLIVNNLPDLAIVDLSMPETAGESARTDAGIQLLRTLMEKYRSLNIVVQSAYPRSLIRLKPLISSHEGGFTVADKSLSMKEMLTKVDWALNGVIYTPKEMRVVIEVKPEWLEMLELAFNKGLQDKEIAKQMQIAERTVRHYWKNVQDVLEVYPNEGQNLRIQTEIRAREEGLID
- a CDS encoding CHAT domain-containing protein, producing the protein MSSRYQKHRLIALFCGIGFTLSLWLGQLSSTNLQVQLGEVATAQNSNSSQLVQKGIDSYRLGNFQQAIDFWNEALKFYKNHQNPVSEAIVRENLARAYPQIGHTEAAITNWEQVISLYRKLQSSQHREEKIASATTELAQVYSSIGQPKKAIALLCNPEENDNNEDKKKQKDNNENCTKNSILQFAQDTSLEIAILGTLGDAYRLTGTDDYEKAIYYLESGLKKAKEKEKKNPVYFTSLNNSLGNTYLQKALLNYRRALSPVGSFNDTSKFKQYAKEEIKKAHIHLQQSLTNAQIQSDKKSEIKAIESLGHLYKTLEQEEFKEILDTDNTLNKINPSQEIKKLLEQGNNILKDLPRNRERVYTTINLINLQKSTARKCIASNFDKQAEELLDDAINIAQSLKDSRAESFALGEKGYMYECRQEYGSAIAFTEKARVAAETAKSPDSLYLWEWQIGRILKAQNQTEEAIKAYERAINTLEGSTRADILTANRDIQFDFRDSIEPIYRDLVAMKLSLETSVEASGKSIEPKDDKSDFSSILKTIDSLKLAELQNYFGDDCNFPAFNQSRNNLQDISAENFVNKFIVESQKNLKNTAFISTFILEDKTAIILTLPDGTSSLGWYPKKREEVEKEIDQFRINIQNLTGRGEFNNKFAKNIYDWMIGKFKFLQQENHENHIDTLVFIQDGVLRNVPMAALHDGKQFLIQRYAIATIPSLTLTKAEPMNRRNLRVLALGLSQEAEVNGQRFKALSNVVEEVEEIRKKISGKQLLDPKFTYDNLEEELKRDSYPIIHIATHGQFGIRPEDTFIVTGDNNKITFNELDKIIRRFARNTELLELLTLTACETATGDNRSTLGLGGVAVQAGAKSALASLWMINDGIAGQVAVGFYDELLRSPKVSKAKALQTVLIKFIVDENANTFNHPRYWSPFVMIGNWL
- a CDS encoding CHASE2 domain-containing protein, producing MSLRRIGVLPGIVAIGFVIAARMLGSLQSLELAAYDTFMRLRPNEPIDERILIVGINEEDIQKLKKYPVPDGEIAKLLRTLQSYQPAAVGLDIYRDIPVEPGHKELASVFKEMKNLVGVEKILHDIVNPPLNLPQDQVGFVDAPVDRSGTQRRTLLAAPNHKNEWRLSLSLKLADIYLKTKGIELKEEETPSKEYIMKFNSTKIPSLLPNSGSYISEDNGGYQTLINFRSNHKPFRIVSLGDINNRKVNHSWIHNKIVLIGITTSSVKDYIFSNTIKNQDNSLIYGIEIHAHVTSQLISAVLNKRPFINYWNEIWEYIWIITWGCLSITLGRKLRSPLILIFYVFITIITFIIACYLLIFKGLWVPFVPPFLILTVNGFATVLAAIDRNEASLRVQIQERQLVINTVEKTFNIIHNGPLQTIARMLRQAEDNQEISTDIFLSELGKLNQELRSVYRLVKQESFMGGNRFYLNQQKEVDLKKSLHEVLNEVYIDVFDRDFPYFAAIKFNVVSFKPLDEKNLTLELRHSICRFLEEALCNVGKYAINATKVEIICDCKQGKNIIRVTDNGLGLDGVTNSSHQGFGTQQAMTLAKQLGGKFERVANSPKGTICQLTWSSKKIWLWKW
- a CDS encoding sigma-70 family RNA polymerase sigma factor, which gives rise to MPIKLSNNGQFPSNSTSEPDSDLVKQCLQGEIQSYGLLYRRHQQRVRSILSQCEPSSLDDLVQEVFVRAWKGLPKFRQTAKFSTWLYRIAWNLACDQRQAEVKRRTQLQALTVNTPSQQEAPDLMALHYQDLVQQGLINLSFDHRTILVLHDLEEVPQKEIAEILSIPIGTVKSRLFHARAAMRQFLQQQGVQL
- a CDS encoding DUF1800 domain-containing protein; this translates as MTAKPRFFVMSLLILLVGVTPSNAAPQSVDPKVLHIINRLSFGPRPGDVQRVESIGVERYIKEQLSPESIPESSSLENQLAQLKTLSLKPMQLLADGVTTPKSSPEIKKAAQQKARGVLQEAIQARLLRATNSPRQLQEVMVDFWYNHFNVDAAKGRTRLLVGAYEQQAIRPYALGRFRDLLGATAHHPAMLYYLDNWQNTAPHSPGARGRFQGLNENYARELMELHTLGVDGGYTQQDVIALAKILTGWGIARPNQQNSHSFGFYFDPKRHDSSDKVFLKTTIKGGGEAEGEQALDILARSPATARHLSYELAQYFVSDRPPTTLVDRLTQRYLATDGNIRDVLDTLFHSSEFWDSKNFNAKFKTPYQYAISAVRATGVEVNNTKPIFNLLQQLDMPVYGCPTPDGYKNTETAWLNPDAMTRRLNFATAIASGRLPLSSLPTPINVGNNVSGVTLPVAKVKPSPIDSLQLTSTLGNSLSPQTQSAIASSPRQLHAALILGSPEFMRR
- a CDS encoding Spy/CpxP family protein refolding chaperone; amino-acid sequence: MSLRRLSLITAIIIALSGASAFAQARGSFFGENLAQNSTNLSKPRRPQSGWLQELNLTSAQVQQMKQIRSQSQSQIKPKRQAVQQAQQELRNLLAGTASKQQVLTKYNQLKVLKQQLADAQFENTLAIREILTVEQRQKFAEHLYKSK